A genome region from Natronobeatus ordinarius includes the following:
- a CDS encoding urease accessory protein UreF, with amino-acid sequence MATDPASFLTALRLADSFLPVGTYTASYGIEQYVNEGRLEDADALCDLLEGYLRRIVGPVDVVALSNAHAASAAGDLEHLLATDERLHAVTLPAEFRRSATLAGEGLLALFDSVVGAAEPDTTDDGATLPAAYAAAVEAGETPGSYPVVLGLSTAAAGIPRTDACLLGAYTFVTETLGAAQRLGRFGHTEIQHVLSALLPVVEAVCDRYVDADLETMGSFAPLADVMGMRHERADVRLFTS; translated from the coding sequence ATGGCCACTGACCCCGCGTCGTTCCTCACCGCCCTCCGGCTCGCGGACTCCTTCCTGCCCGTCGGCACGTACACGGCGTCCTACGGGATCGAACAGTACGTCAACGAGGGTCGTCTCGAGGACGCCGACGCCCTGTGTGACCTCCTCGAGGGCTACCTCCGGCGAATCGTCGGCCCCGTCGACGTCGTCGCGCTGTCCAACGCCCACGCCGCGAGCGCGGCGGGTGACCTCGAGCACCTGCTCGCGACCGACGAACGGCTGCACGCGGTGACGCTCCCGGCGGAGTTTCGCCGGAGCGCGACGCTGGCGGGTGAGGGACTGCTCGCGCTGTTCGACTCGGTCGTCGGGGCGGCCGAACCGGACACCACGGACGACGGGGCGACCCTGCCGGCGGCGTACGCCGCGGCCGTCGAGGCGGGCGAGACGCCGGGCAGCTATCCCGTCGTGCTTGGACTCTCGACCGCCGCAGCCGGTATCCCTCGAACGGACGCCTGCCTGCTCGGCGCGTACACGTTCGTCACCGAAACGCTGGGGGCCGCCCAGCGGCTCGGCCGGTTCGGCCACACCGAGATCCAGCACGTCCTCTCGGCGCTGCTCCCCGTCGTCGAGGCCGTCTGCGACCGCTACGTCGACGCCGACCTCGAGACGATGGGCTCGTTCGCGCCGCTGGCCGACGTCATGGGCATGCGTCACGAACGCGCCGACGTTCGCCTGTTCACGAGCTAG
- the ureE gene encoding urease accessory protein UreE, with amino-acid sequence MRRVDGVLGNVREDSKLAKRREEHEERGTLERVVLAAGERKKSRLRTSTDAGTDLGVLVDRPALEAGDVLLCEDERMVVVAFEPREVLALELPNPSPNALAAAVELGHRVGNQHWDLAVEDGVVYVPLEADRHIVERVVDDDFPDAHHWVERVDAELFLADGGEGELDAGHQHGHGHNHDHDTQHSHGNDTQHSHGNDTQHSHGHGDQPERDHTHHDHGH; translated from the coding sequence GTGAGACGCGTCGACGGCGTCCTCGGGAACGTTCGTGAGGATTCCAAACTCGCAAAACGGCGCGAGGAGCACGAAGAGCGCGGCACGCTCGAGCGCGTCGTCCTCGCCGCGGGCGAGCGCAAGAAGTCCCGCCTGCGGACGAGCACGGACGCCGGCACGGATCTCGGCGTCCTCGTCGACAGGCCGGCGCTCGAGGCCGGCGACGTCCTCCTGTGTGAGGACGAGCGGATGGTCGTCGTCGCGTTCGAGCCACGCGAGGTGCTGGCGCTCGAGTTGCCCAACCCCTCACCTAACGCCCTCGCCGCCGCCGTCGAGCTGGGCCATCGCGTCGGCAACCAGCACTGGGACCTCGCGGTCGAGGACGGCGTCGTCTACGTACCGCTCGAGGCTGATCGCCACATCGTCGAGCGGGTCGTCGACGACGACTTCCCGGACGCACACCACTGGGTCGAGCGGGTGGACGCCGAGCTGTTCCTCGCCGACGGCGGCGAGGGCGAACTCGACGCGGGCCACCAGCACGGGCACGGTCATAACCACGACCATGACACTCAGCACAGCCACGGTAACGACACCCAGCACAGTCACGGCAACGACACCCAGCACAGTCACGGCCACGGCGACCAGCCCGAACGCGACCACACGCACCACGACCATGGCCACTGA
- a CDS encoding DUF7553 family protein, translated as MSRDRLQRARTELERAVETAADDVRDDLRETAGAFAELTAADREPDHAVLDGHLNTLRQARDRAEGETETEIDRALEHAESYREELAGA; from the coding sequence GTGTCCCGAGACCGACTGCAGCGAGCCAGGACCGAACTCGAGCGCGCCGTCGAGACGGCGGCCGACGACGTCCGCGACGACCTCCGTGAGACGGCCGGTGCGTTCGCCGAACTGACGGCGGCGGACCGCGAGCCGGACCACGCCGTCCTGGACGGTCACCTGAACACCCTCCGGCAGGCGCGCGACCGAGCCGAGGGGGAGACGGAAACGGAGATCGACCGGGCGCTCGAGCACGCCGAGTCCTACCGCGAGGAGCTCGCCGGCGCCTGA
- a CDS encoding urease subunit beta, with protein sequence MADDVVPGELFRASDDVRINAGRETASVTVENTGDRPVQVGSHVHFFEVNPGLAFDREAAYGMRLNVPAGTSARFEPGIERDVELVAIGGDRIVYGMGGLVNGPLDDPDAKARALERARTGGYLGADHAEDDR encoded by the coding sequence GTGGCTGACGACGTCGTTCCCGGCGAACTGTTCCGGGCGAGCGACGACGTCCGGATCAACGCGGGGCGCGAGACGGCGTCCGTCACCGTCGAAAACACGGGCGACAGGCCGGTCCAGGTCGGCTCGCACGTCCACTTCTTCGAGGTGAATCCGGGCCTCGCGTTCGACCGCGAGGCCGCCTACGGGATGCGCCTGAACGTCCCTGCGGGAACCTCGGCCCGGTTCGAACCCGGCATCGAGCGCGACGTCGAACTGGTCGCCATCGGCGGCGACCGGATCGTTTACGGGATGGGCGGGCTGGTGAACGGCCCGCTCGACGACCCGGACGCGAAGGCGCGGGCGCTCGAGCGAGCCCGAACAGGTGGCTATCTGGGGGCCGACCACGCGGAGGACGACCGATGA
- a CDS encoding type 1 glutamine amidotransferase — MIAVVRNEVNLDCAYHCDALASYFSGPEVDYVRDERPDLEAVDGVVLSGSTAGVYEADDRPWIEVQEAFVRELIEREVPTLGVCFGHQVVSTALGGTVEHVGLRSQLVEVEFADDPLFEGVSPVVPVAHGDVVTEPGDDLEVIASTDYYHAFGTRHREAPLWTIQFHPEFTPDVRDRVAEDFGWTETGHTYDDVNAPRVFENFERIVAASTDD, encoded by the coding sequence ATGATCGCCGTCGTCAGAAACGAGGTCAACCTCGACTGTGCATACCATTGCGACGCACTCGCGAGCTACTTTTCTGGACCCGAGGTCGACTACGTTCGGGACGAACGTCCCGACCTCGAGGCCGTCGACGGCGTCGTGCTCAGTGGCTCGACGGCGGGCGTCTACGAGGCCGACGACCGGCCGTGGATCGAGGTGCAAGAGGCGTTCGTCCGCGAACTCATCGAGCGTGAGGTGCCGACCCTCGGCGTCTGCTTCGGCCACCAGGTCGTCAGTACGGCCCTCGGCGGGACGGTCGAGCACGTCGGGCTCCGCAGTCAGCTCGTCGAGGTCGAGTTCGCCGACGACCCGCTGTTCGAGGGCGTCTCACCCGTCGTCCCGGTGGCCCACGGCGACGTCGTCACCGAGCCCGGCGACGACCTCGAGGTGATCGCCTCGACGGACTACTACCACGCGTTCGGGACCCGTCACCGGGAGGCCCCGCTGTGGACGATTCAGTTCCATCCCGAGTTCACGCCGGACGTCCGTGATCGGGTCGCCGAAGACTTCGGCTGGACCGAGACCGGCCACACCTACGACGACGTGAACGCCCCTCGGGTCTTCGAGAACTTCGAACGAATCGTCGCTGCGTCGACCGACGATTGA
- the ureC gene encoding urease subunit alpha codes for MTRDVPRRTYTDLYGPTEGDRVRLGDTNLLAKIEVDHGVPGEEAVFGGGKTMRDGLGMQSGVTQAEGALDWAFTNVVVIDPILGVRKGDVGVRNGEIVGVGKAGNPDTMDDVDMVIGPSTDTIPADGLIATPGGFDIHVHFNSPQLVEHALAGGITTMFGGGFGGGATTCTPGPTNVKRFLQAAEAWPVNVGFYGKGNASKPDALSEQVEAGVCGLKLHEDWGSTPAAIDTCLEVADEEDVQVCIHTDTLNESGFVEHTFDAIDGRTIHTFHIEGAGGGHAPDVLELVGHEHMLPSSTNPSMPYTVNTFDEHLDMVMVCHHLNPDVPEDVAFAESRIRAETIAAEDVLHDTGAISMMTSDSQAMGRQAEVVSRTWQTAHKMKAQRGPLPEDEGTGADNARIRRYVAKYTINPAITAGIDDYVGSLEAGKLADLVLWDPAFFGVKPKVVIKGGFPVWSEMGEANGSLMTCEPIMQRERAGAQGRARHDLSITFVSEAAHEADVGEAYDLKTPVRPVRGTREVSKADMVANDACPDDIEIDAQTFEVSISEEQSSSSDRTSSDNDGEPVTCDPVEEVPLAQRYLL; via the coding sequence ATGACGCGTGACGTTCCCCGGCGGACGTACACGGACCTCTACGGGCCGACCGAGGGCGATCGGGTTCGGCTGGGTGATACGAACCTCCTCGCGAAAATCGAGGTCGACCACGGTGTTCCCGGCGAGGAGGCCGTCTTCGGCGGCGGGAAGACGATGCGCGACGGGCTCGGAATGCAGTCGGGCGTCACCCAGGCCGAGGGAGCACTCGACTGGGCGTTTACGAACGTCGTGGTGATCGACCCGATCCTCGGCGTTCGGAAGGGCGACGTCGGCGTCCGCAACGGCGAAATCGTCGGCGTCGGGAAGGCCGGAAACCCCGACACGATGGACGACGTCGACATGGTGATCGGCCCGAGCACCGACACGATCCCGGCCGACGGGCTGATCGCCACGCCCGGGGGGTTCGACATCCACGTCCATTTCAACAGCCCACAGCTCGTCGAACACGCGCTCGCGGGCGGAATCACGACGATGTTCGGCGGCGGCTTCGGCGGCGGCGCCACCACGTGCACGCCCGGCCCGACCAACGTAAAACGGTTCCTCCAGGCTGCCGAGGCCTGGCCCGTCAACGTCGGTTTTTACGGCAAGGGCAACGCCAGCAAACCCGACGCCCTCTCCGAACAGGTCGAGGCCGGCGTCTGCGGCCTGAAACTCCACGAGGACTGGGGCTCGACGCCCGCGGCGATCGACACCTGCCTCGAGGTCGCCGACGAAGAGGACGTCCAGGTCTGTATCCACACGGACACCCTCAACGAGTCGGGCTTCGTCGAACACACCTTCGACGCCATCGACGGCCGGACGATCCACACCTTCCACATCGAGGGCGCCGGCGGCGGCCACGCCCCGGACGTCCTCGAGCTCGTCGGCCACGAGCACATGCTGCCCTCCTCGACGAACCCGTCGATGCCCTACACCGTCAACACCTTCGACGAGCACCTCGATATGGTGATGGTTTGTCACCACCTCAACCCCGACGTCCCCGAGGACGTCGCCTTCGCTGAGTCACGTATCCGCGCCGAAACGATCGCCGCCGAGGACGTCCTCCACGACACCGGCGCCATCTCGATGATGACCTCCGACTCCCAGGCGATGGGTCGGCAAGCCGAGGTCGTCTCGCGGACCTGGCAGACCGCCCACAAGATGAAGGCCCAGCGCGGCCCGCTGCCGGAAGACGAGGGCACGGGCGCGGACAACGCCCGCATCCGACGGTACGTCGCCAAGTACACGATCAACCCCGCGATCACGGCGGGGATCGACGACTACGTTGGCTCGCTCGAGGCCGGCAAACTCGCCGACCTCGTGCTGTGGGACCCCGCCTTCTTCGGGGTCAAACCGAAGGTCGTCATCAAGGGCGGCTTCCCCGTCTGGAGCGAGATGGGCGAGGCCAACGGTTCGCTGATGACCTGCGAGCCGATCATGCAGCGCGAACGCGCCGGGGCCCAGGGACGGGCCCGCCACGACCTCTCGATCACGTTCGTCAGCGAGGCAGCCCACGAGGCCGACGTCGGCGAGGCCTACGACCTGAAAACGCCCGTCCGCCCGGTTCGCGGGACCCGTGAGGTCAGCAAGGCCGACATGGTCGCGAACGACGCCTGTCCCGACGACATCGAGATCGATGCCCAGACGTTCGAGGTCTCGATCAGCGAGGAGCAAAGCTCCTCGAGCGATCGGACATCGTCCGATAACGACGGCGAACCGGTAACCTGCGATCCGGTCGAGGAAGTCCCCCTCGCCCAGCGATACCTCCTGTAA
- a CDS encoding Zn-ribbon domain-containing OB-fold protein, giving the protein MTARDDPAVPVDHAFVCEACASRWYYTRERCPDCGADDVATERLRTGRVLATTTVHATPPDVRTPNSLGLVRFDDVTLIAQLADDSTEAGDAVEFGDSAVLRDGDPSTDGPRLVRADPRD; this is encoded by the coding sequence ATGACCGCTCGAGACGATCCGGCCGTCCCCGTCGATCACGCGTTCGTCTGTGAGGCGTGTGCGAGCCGGTGGTACTACACCCGCGAACGGTGTCCCGACTGCGGCGCCGACGACGTGGCGACCGAACGGCTCCGGACTGGTCGCGTGCTGGCGACGACGACCGTCCACGCGACGCCGCCCGACGTGAGAACGCCGAACTCGCTGGGGCTCGTCCGCTTCGACGACGTCACCCTCATCGCCCAGCTCGCAGACGACTCGACCGAAGCGGGTGACGCAGTCGAGTTCGGCGATTCGGCCGTCCTCCGGGACGGCGATCCGTCGACTGACGGTCCGCGGCTCGTTCGGGCCGATCCTCGCGACTGA
- the uvrB gene encoding excinuclease ABC subunit UvrB, whose protein sequence is MSDTRGPLQPDRPDAATPFEVDAPFEPAGDQPEAIEQLAAGFESGMEAQTLLGVTGSGKTNTVSWLIEEVQQPTLVIAHNKTLAAQLYEEFRNLFPENAVEYFVSYYDYYQPEAYVEQTDTYIDKDASINDEIDRLRHSATRSLLTRDDVIVVASVSAIYGLGDPRNYEGMAMRLEVGEEVGREELLKRLVNLNYERNDVDFSQGTFRVRGDTIEIFPMYGRYAVRVEFWGDEIDRMLKVDPLEGEVKSTEPAVLVHPAEHYSLPEERLERAAAEIRSDLDSRISYFERKGDLIAAQRIEERTTFDLEMIEETGYCSGIENYSVYLDDREPGDTPYTLLDYFPEDFLTVVDESHVTLPQIRGQHAGDKSRKDSLVENGFRLPTAYDNRPLTFEEFEEKTDRTLYVSATPAAYEREESEQIVEQIVRPTHLVDPAVDVAPATGQIEDLLERIDERIDRDERTLVTTLTKRMAEDLTEYLEEAGVDVAYMHDETDTLERHEIIRSLRLGEIDVLVGINLLREGLDIPEVSLVAILDADQEGFLRSETTLVQTMGRAARNVNGEVILYADDPSNAMESAIEETQRRRRIQQEFNAEHGYEPTTIQKEVGETNLPGSKTDTSSVSGRDLEDESEAARYVAELETRMREAANNLEFELAADIRDRIREVREEFDLEGEEDEGVAPPTEEF, encoded by the coding sequence GTGAGCGACACTCGAGGCCCCCTGCAGCCGGACCGTCCAGACGCCGCCACGCCGTTCGAGGTCGACGCGCCCTTCGAGCCCGCGGGCGACCAGCCCGAAGCGATCGAGCAGCTCGCGGCGGGGTTCGAGTCGGGCATGGAAGCACAGACGCTGCTCGGCGTGACGGGTTCGGGCAAGACCAACACCGTCTCGTGGCTGATCGAGGAGGTCCAGCAACCGACGCTCGTCATCGCCCACAACAAGACGCTGGCTGCGCAACTGTACGAGGAGTTCCGGAACCTCTTTCCGGAAAACGCCGTCGAGTACTTCGTCTCTTATTACGACTACTACCAGCCCGAGGCCTACGTCGAGCAGACGGACACCTACATCGACAAGGACGCCTCGATCAACGACGAGATCGATCGGCTGCGCCACTCCGCGACCCGCTCGCTGCTGACCCGCGACGACGTCATCGTCGTCGCCTCCGTCTCCGCCATCTACGGCCTCGGTGACCCGCGCAACTACGAGGGGATGGCGATGCGACTCGAGGTCGGCGAAGAGGTCGGCCGTGAAGAACTGCTGAAACGGCTCGTGAACCTCAATTACGAGCGCAACGACGTCGACTTCTCTCAGGGGACGTTCCGGGTACGCGGCGACACCATCGAAATCTTCCCGATGTATGGCCGCTACGCCGTCCGCGTCGAGTTCTGGGGCGACGAAATCGATCGGATGCTCAAGGTCGACCCCCTCGAGGGTGAGGTGAAAAGCACCGAACCCGCCGTGCTCGTCCACCCGGCAGAACACTACTCGCTTCCGGAAGAGCGACTCGAGCGCGCGGCCGCGGAGATCCGGTCGGATCTCGACTCCCGGATCAGCTACTTCGAGCGCAAAGGCGATCTGATCGCCGCTCAACGTATCGAAGAACGAACGACGTTCGACCTCGAGATGATCGAGGAGACGGGCTACTGTTCGGGCATCGAGAACTACTCGGTCTACCTCGACGACCGCGAACCCGGCGACACGCCCTACACCCTGCTCGATTACTTCCCCGAGGACTTTCTCACCGTCGTCGACGAGTCCCACGTCACCCTCCCCCAGATCCGCGGCCAGCACGCGGGCGATAAGTCCCGCAAGGACTCGCTGGTCGAGAACGGCTTCCGGCTCCCGACGGCGTACGACAACCGGCCGCTCACCTTCGAAGAGTTCGAGGAGAAGACCGACCGGACGCTGTACGTGAGCGCGACGCCGGCAGCGTACGAGCGCGAGGAGAGCGAGCAGATCGTCGAGCAGATCGTTCGCCCGACCCACCTCGTCGACCCCGCTGTCGATGTCGCGCCCGCGACGGGACAGATCGAGGACTTACTCGAGCGCATCGACGAGCGGATCGACCGCGACGAGCGCACCCTCGTCACGACGCTCACCAAGCGGATGGCCGAGGACCTCACGGAGTACCTCGAGGAAGCCGGCGTCGACGTCGCGTATATGCACGACGAGACGGATACCTTAGAACGCCACGAGATCATCCGCTCGCTTCGGTTAGGAGAGATCGACGTGCTCGTGGGGATCAACCTGCTCCGGGAGGGACTGGACATCCCCGAGGTCTCGCTCGTAGCGATCCTCGACGCCGACCAGGAGGGGTTCCTCCGCTCGGAGACCACTCTGGTCCAGACGATGGGTCGCGCGGCGCGAAACGTCAACGGCGAGGTGATCCTCTACGCCGACGACCCCTCGAACGCCATGGAGTCGGCGATCGAGGAGACCCAGCGTCGTCGGCGTATCCAGCAGGAGTTCAACGCAGAACACGGCTACGAACCCACCACGATCCAGAAGGAGGTCGGCGAGACGAACCTCCCGGGGAGCAAGACCGACACCTCGAGCGTCTCCGGCCGGGACCTCGAAGACGAGAGCGAGGCCGCCCGCTACGTCGCCGAACTCGAGACGCGGATGCGGGAGGCGGCGAACAACCTCGAGTTCGAACTCGCGGCGGACATCCGCGACCGGATCCGCGAGGTGCGCGAGGAGTTCGACCTCGAGGGTGAGGAGGACGAGGGCGTCGCCCCGCCGACCGAGGAATTCTGA
- the ureG gene encoding urease accessory protein UreG yields MGYRDVAKVGLGGPVGSGKTALVKRLVPELVDRGYEVGVIANDIMTQEDADVLRKSFADVLPEDLVRGVETGACPHTGIREDPSMNLAAIDEFTAWHPDLDVVVIESGGDNLAATFNPELADYFLFVISVAEGEDIPRKRGPGVTQADLLVINKTDLAPYVDADLEVLERDAAAVRGDDPFTFTNCKSGEGVEEVLEHVEREVLFA; encoded by the coding sequence ATGGGCTACCGCGACGTCGCCAAGGTCGGCCTCGGCGGCCCGGTGGGCTCCGGGAAGACGGCGCTCGTGAAACGACTCGTCCCCGAACTCGTCGACCGCGGCTACGAGGTCGGCGTGATCGCCAACGACATCATGACCCAGGAGGACGCCGACGTCCTCCGGAAGTCGTTCGCGGACGTCCTGCCCGAGGACCTGGTCCGCGGCGTCGAAACCGGCGCCTGCCCCCACACGGGCATCCGCGAGGACCCCTCGATGAACCTCGCGGCCATCGACGAGTTCACCGCGTGGCACCCCGACCTCGACGTCGTCGTGATCGAGAGCGGCGGTGACAACCTCGCGGCGACGTTTAATCCCGAACTCGCCGACTACTTCCTGTTCGTCATCTCGGTCGCCGAAGGCGAGGACATTCCCCGCAAACGGGGTCCCGGCGTCACCCAGGCCGACCTGCTCGTGATCAACAAGACCGACCTCGCTCCCTACGTCGACGCCGACCTCGAGGTGCTCGAGCGCGACGCCGCCGCCGTCCGCGGCGACGATCCGTTCACCTTCACGAACTGCAAGAGCGGCGAGGGGGTCGAGGAGGTGCTCGAACACGTCGAACGGGAGGTGCTGTTCGCGTGA
- a CDS encoding ester cyclase: MTEPHSQGGDEHPYLRLRRTENEALFYRFVDDVVNEGRLEVVDDLVSHDVVMHVAGDPVPIRGPEAVKASVRRDRTAFSDLTLEVDDLVVDGPQVVGRLTMTGTHEGPFAGIEPTGARIDVQRVVIDRIENGAIVERWELLDTHHLRRQLGETESPVDHRPVE, from the coding sequence ATGACCGAACCTCACTCCCAGGGCGGGGACGAGCACCCGTACTTGCGTCTCCGTCGAACCGAGAACGAAGCGCTGTTCTACCGATTCGTCGACGACGTCGTGAACGAGGGACGCCTCGAGGTGGTCGACGACCTCGTCAGCCACGACGTCGTGATGCACGTCGCCGGGGATCCGGTTCCGATCCGCGGACCCGAGGCGGTGAAGGCGTCCGTTCGGCGGGACCGAACCGCATTCTCAGACCTCACCCTCGAGGTCGACGACCTCGTCGTCGACGGCCCGCAGGTCGTCGGTCGCCTGACGATGACCGGAACCCACGAGGGGCCGTTCGCGGGCATCGAACCGACGGGTGCTCGCATCGACGTCCAGCGCGTCGTGATCGACCGCATCGAGAACGGAGCCATCGTCGAACGATGGGAACTCCTCGATACGCACCACCTCCGACGACAGCTCGGCGAGACCGAATCGCCCGTTGACCACCGACCCGTCGAGTGA
- a CDS encoding urease subunit gamma, whose amino-acid sequence MNLTPKERERLTIFMAAELARRRKERGVKLNHPESVAYIADWVCEGAREGTSVSQLREEATRLLTREDVMDGVPELVDMVQVEPVFPDGTKLVTVHDPIRADSREQLEDALEEPPTRPGTTADADEVTD is encoded by the coding sequence ATGAATCTCACCCCCAAAGAACGAGAACGACTCACGATCTTCATGGCCGCAGAGCTCGCGAGACGCCGCAAAGAACGTGGCGTGAAGCTGAACCACCCCGAATCGGTCGCCTACATTGCCGACTGGGTCTGTGAGGGCGCACGCGAGGGCACGTCCGTCTCCCAGCTTCGCGAGGAAGCCACGCGACTGCTCACCCGCGAAGACGTGATGGATGGTGTCCCCGAGCTGGTCGACATGGTCCAGGTCGAGCCCGTCTTCCCCGACGGGACGAAGCTCGTGACCGTCCACGACCCCATCCGGGCTGACAGCCGCGAACAGCTCGAGGACGCCCTCGAAGAACCGCCGACGAGGCCGGGAACGACTGCCGACGCCGACGAGGTGACCGACTGA
- a CDS encoding urease accessory protein UreD — MSAAQIPSAFRTYGEETLPQAPAAGPGKRGVLEATLAREPGGRTRLVRDRVEVPYHLTGTLETDPAPGMTTLCAQEPTGGVAQGDRHRLAVDARDRARVHVTTQSATKVHSMTANYAHLEARLRAGPGAHLEYLPGPTIVNEDARCLGTTRVDLAADATVIVSDVLVPDGLSEHEPFSFDHYHASLEARVEGDLVCADAVDLRPAERDPRDPASVGEYGVVGTLYALSPSVDAEVLADRLHERVASREDVLAGASRLPHGAGASVRVLGTRATDVEAAVRAAWDETRLEVLGVGTPADRRVP; from the coding sequence GTGAGCGCAGCGCAGATACCTTCGGCCTTTCGGACCTACGGCGAGGAGACTTTGCCCCAGGCCCCCGCGGCGGGCCCCGGCAAACGGGGCGTCCTCGAGGCCACCCTCGCCCGCGAACCCGGCGGCCGGACCCGGCTCGTTCGGGACCGCGTCGAGGTTCCCTACCACCTCACGGGGACGCTCGAGACCGACCCCGCCCCGGGGATGACGACCCTCTGTGCCCAGGAGCCGACGGGTGGGGTTGCCCAGGGCGACCGCCACCGCCTCGCCGTCGACGCCCGCGATCGCGCCCGCGTCCACGTCACGACCCAGAGCGCGACGAAAGTCCACAGCATGACCGCCAACTACGCCCACCTCGAGGCGCGGTTGCGCGCCGGGCCGGGGGCCCACCTCGAGTACCTGCCGGGGCCGACGATCGTCAACGAGGACGCCCGCTGTCTCGGCACGACCCGCGTCGACCTCGCCGCGGACGCCACGGTGATCGTGAGCGACGTGCTCGTCCCCGACGGGCTGAGCGAGCACGAGCCGTTCTCGTTCGACCACTACCACGCGAGCCTCGAAGCCCGGGTGGAGGGCGACCTCGTCTGTGCCGACGCCGTCGACCTGCGCCCGGCCGAGCGCGATCCCAGGGACCCGGCCAGCGTCGGCGAGTACGGCGTCGTCGGGACGCTGTACGCCCTTTCGCCGTCGGTCGACGCCGAGGTGCTGGCCGACCGGCTCCACGAGCGGGTCGCCAGCCGGGAGGACGTCCTCGCCGGCGCATCGAGGCTCCCCCACGGTGCGGGCGCCAGCGTCCGCGTCCTCGGAACTCGCGCGACGGACGTCGAGGCCGCCGTCAGGGCCGCCTGGGACGAGACGCGACTCGAGGTACTGGGCGTCGGCACGCCGGCCGACCGGAGGGTGCCGTGA
- a CDS encoding methyltransferase domain-containing protein codes for MSESLDVEKLEREVKEVYRDVAESPDEEFHFETGRELAERLGYDPEDLDRVPQAAVDSFAGVGYHFDLAGLQPGEAVLDLGSGSGMDAFVAALHVGDTGSVTGLDMTDEQLENGRRLRDERGFENVSFEHGYIEELPVSDGSFDVVISNGVINLSPEKGRVFEETMRVLKPGGRLAMSDIVSEARMPGSIKNDADLWAACIGGAEQVDEYTSMIESVGLEVEEVRENDYEFTSEQAQGACQKYGVKSIELGARKR; via the coding sequence ATGAGTGAGTCACTCGACGTCGAGAAACTCGAGCGAGAGGTCAAGGAGGTCTACCGGGACGTCGCCGAGTCGCCCGACGAGGAGTTCCACTTCGAGACGGGCCGTGAGCTGGCCGAACGCCTCGGCTACGACCCCGAGGATCTCGACCGGGTCCCACAGGCGGCGGTCGACTCGTTCGCCGGCGTCGGCTACCACTTCGACCTCGCCGGCCTGCAACCGGGCGAGGCCGTCCTCGACCTCGGCAGCGGCTCGGGGATGGATGCCTTCGTCGCCGCGCTCCACGTCGGCGACACGGGGAGCGTGACGGGCCTCGACATGACCGACGAGCAACTCGAGAACGGCCGTCGGCTCCGCGACGAGCGGGGATTCGAGAACGTCTCCTTCGAGCATGGGTACATCGAGGAGCTGCCCGTTTCGGACGGCTCGTTCGACGTCGTCATCTCGAACGGCGTAATCAACCTCTCCCCCGAGAAAGGTCGCGTCTTCGAGGAGACGATGCGCGTCCTCAAACCGGGCGGACGACTGGCGATGTCGGACATCGTCAGCGAGGCGCGTATGCCAGGAAGCATCAAGAACGACGCGGACCTCTGGGCGGCCTGCATCGGCGGGGCCGAACAGGTCGACGAGTACACGTCGATGATCGAGTCAGTCGGCCTCGAGGTCGAGGAGGTCCGGGAGAACGACTACGAATTTACCTCAGAGCAGGCACAGGGCGCCTGCCAGAAGTACGGCGTAAAGAGCATCGAACTCGGCGCACGCAAGCGGTGA